One window of the Candidatus Chryseobacterium colombiense genome contains the following:
- the ccoN gene encoding cytochrome-c oxidase, cbb3-type subunit I, with amino-acid sequence METQKFSYDNSIVRAFLYATLVFGLIGFTFGLTAALMLFYPELPEFLFGTDDTTIKSLASGNIQGLINTHGAFGFGRIRMLHTNTVIWAFVCNIVYTGIYYSLQRLLKTRMYSDTLSWLHFWTWQLMIVATFITFFMGINTSKEYAEHEWPIDILIAFSWIIFGANMFLTIAKRRVRHLYVAIWFYIGTWIAVAMLHIFNNLEVPLSFAGWKSYSAYAGVKDAIVQWWYGHNAVAFVLTTPVLGLMYYFLPKAADRPVFSYKLSIIHFWSLIFVYIWAGPHHLQYTALPAWAQAVGTGFSIMLIAPSWGGMLNGLLTLRGAWDKVRENPILKFFVVAVTCYGMATFEGPLLATKNINKIGHFTDWVIGHVHLGALGWNGFMAFGVIYYLVPIMWRTKIWSVKLANWHFWLGTLGIIFYAVPMYISGFTQGLMWKQFNPDGTLLWKNWLDTVTAIIPYFKMRFIGGAFYISGAILMIVNVIATVRKGSFQKEVPAEAPALANISKNRKEGEGTHLWLERTPVLLGILSFITISIGSSVEIIPTLSLKKSVPTISAVKPYSPLELEGRDIYIREGCNACHSQMVRPFRDEIVRFNGKNGQYSKAGEFVYDRPFLWGSKRTGPDLHREGGKNPSSWHYKHMYNPRSTSAGSIMPRYPWLIATDLDRSKMVAKMQLMKGTFDVPYTKAQIDSANSWADNQAKKIVKDIFSEANDLKQEYAKRPDVKLEKKEVVALISYLQRLGTDIKTTEIKTASNN; translated from the coding sequence ATGGAGACACAAAAGTTTAGTTATGACAATAGCATTGTCCGTGCATTCCTCTACGCTACCCTAGTTTTTGGGCTTATTGGATTCACGTTCGGGCTTACGGCAGCATTAATGCTTTTCTACCCTGAACTTCCCGAATTTTTATTCGGAACTGATGATACAACGATTAAAAGTTTGGCATCAGGAAATATTCAAGGGTTAATAAACACTCATGGTGCGTTCGGATTTGGTAGAATCAGAATGTTGCACACCAATACAGTAATCTGGGCATTCGTATGTAATATCGTTTATACAGGTATTTATTACTCGTTACAAAGATTATTAAAAACAAGAATGTACAGCGATACATTATCTTGGTTACATTTCTGGACTTGGCAGTTGATGATTGTTGCTACGTTCATTACTTTCTTTATGGGGATCAATACCTCTAAAGAGTATGCGGAACACGAATGGCCAATCGATATATTAATTGCGTTCTCTTGGATTATTTTCGGAGCAAACATGTTCTTAACTATTGCAAAAAGAAGAGTAAGACACTTGTATGTAGCGATTTGGTTCTACATCGGAACTTGGATTGCAGTAGCGATGCTTCACATCTTCAATAACCTAGAAGTTCCTTTATCTTTCGCAGGATGGAAATCATATTCAGCATATGCAGGGGTAAAAGATGCTATCGTACAATGGTGGTATGGTCACAATGCAGTAGCATTCGTATTAACAACTCCGGTTTTAGGTTTGATGTATTATTTCTTACCAAAAGCTGCAGATAGACCTGTTTTCTCTTATAAATTGTCTATTATTCACTTCTGGTCATTAATTTTCGTATATATCTGGGCTGGTCCTCACCACCTTCAGTATACTGCACTTCCTGCTTGGGCTCAGGCAGTGGGAACAGGTTTCTCAATTATGCTAATTGCCCCATCTTGGGGAGGAATGCTGAATGGTCTTCTTACCTTAAGAGGAGCTTGGGATAAAGTAAGAGAAAATCCTATCCTTAAGTTCTTTGTTGTAGCTGTTACTTGTTATGGTATGGCAACATTCGAAGGTCCGCTTTTGGCAACTAAAAATATTAATAAAATTGGTCACTTCACAGACTGGGTAATTGGTCACGTACATTTGGGAGCTCTTGGATGGAATGGTTTCATGGCATTCGGGGTTATCTACTACTTGGTACCAATCATGTGGAGAACAAAAATTTGGTCTGTAAAATTAGCTAACTGGCATTTCTGGTTAGGGACTTTAGGAATTATTTTCTATGCAGTACCAATGTATATTTCAGGATTTACACAAGGGTTAATGTGGAAACAATTCAACCCGGACGGAACTTTATTGTGGAAAAACTGGTTGGATACCGTAACTGCAATTATTCCTTATTTTAAAATGAGATTCATAGGAGGAGCATTCTATATTTCAGGAGCTATCCTAATGATTGTAAACGTTATTGCTACCGTTAGAAAAGGATCATTCCAGAAAGAAGTTCCTGCAGAAGCACCAGCTTTAGCAAACATCAGCAAAAACAGAAAAGAAGGGGAAGGAACTCACCTTTGGTTAGAAAGAACACCGGTATTATTAGGTATTTTATCTTTCATCACTATTTCAATCGGTAGTTCGGTAGAAATTATTCCTACGCTGTCTCTTAAGAAAAGTGTACCTACAATTTCAGCAGTGAAACCGTATTCTCCGCTAGAATTGGAAGGTAGAGATATATATATCAGAGAAGGTTGTAATGCTTGTCACTCTCAGATGGTAAGACCATTCAGAGATGAGATCGTAAGATTTAACGGTAAAAACGGACAGTACTCAAAAGCCGGAGAGTTTGTATATGACAGACCTTTCCTTTGGGGATCAAAAAGAACAGGACCGGATTTACATAGAGAAGGAGGTAAAAACCCAAGTTCTTGGCACTACAAGCACATGTACAACCCAAGATCTACCTCTGCAGGTTCTATCATGCCTCGTTACCCTTGGTTAATTGCTACAGATTTGGACAGATCTAAAATGGTAGCTAAAATGCAGCTTATGAAAGGAACATTTGATGTACCATATACTAAAGCGCAAATTGATTCTGCTAATTCATGGGCAGATAACCAAGCTAAGAAAATTGTAAAAGATATCTTCTCTGAAGCGAATGACCTGAAACAGGAATATGCGAAGAGACCTGATGTAAAACTGGAGAAAAAAGAGGTTGTAGCTCTTATTTCTTATCTGCAAAGATTAGGTACAGATATTAAGACAACTGAAATTAAAACAGCAAGTAATAACTAA
- a CDS encoding heavy metal translocating P-type ATPase metal-binding domain-containing protein: MSENCFHCGQGIEKEQILFDEKVFCCNGCKSVYEILNINNLSNFYELNKRAGIRPSDENSTQFDYLDTPEIFDKITDFSEGGTSLVTFKIPVIHCSSCIWLLESLHTLNKNIKYSQVNFTRKTLQISFNHNDLKLSELANFLTNLGYKPVISLETADKNVDHLDKSLLVKFAIAAFAFGNGMFLAFPEYVGGEDYWMDHYKGLFRTLMCLLAIPVVFYSASDYYKSAWYGLKNKIVNIDVPIVLGIIVLFGRSVYEIVTDYGPGYFDTLCGLLFFMLLGKIFQKRTYNALSYDRDYKSFYPIAVTKVNFEGKQDNILLSEIKIGDRILVRNQEIIPVDAILINGEGNIDNSFITGESATISKQPGDKIFAGGKQIGSSLELEVIKDVDQSYLTQLWNKEAFKKHETGLDTLTNNISKYFTFIILGIALISGIYWATVDLEKMFQVISAILIIACPCALALSAPFTFGHIMRILGRNKFYVKDTLTIEKIAKLNTIVFDKTGTITHRKKSNIKYEGSEIKDFDLQNIKTLLKNSNHPLSKSLYEFIEINDGYFPVENFMEISGKGYEASVRENLYKIGSARYNNQESKNLETAVYISKNNEFLGKFIFKNEYRPGLSNLFKKLTDYKIFILSGDNSSEENQLKELIPNYQGMAFNQNPEDKLNYIKTLQDKNLKVAMLGDGLNDAGALKQSNVGIAISDDTNSFTPSSDVIMNGEKVVTLDKYLSVCKGSITIVKMTFIISFLYNVIGLSYAVTGHMHPLFAALIMPASSITVVSFTTLSTWILGRKYFKKQP; this comes from the coding sequence GTGAGCGAGAACTGTTTTCATTGTGGTCAAGGGATAGAAAAGGAACAAATTCTGTTTGACGAAAAAGTCTTTTGTTGCAACGGCTGTAAATCTGTTTATGAAATTCTGAATATCAATAATTTAAGTAATTTCTATGAACTGAATAAGAGAGCCGGAATTCGTCCAAGTGATGAAAACTCAACCCAGTTTGATTATCTAGATACTCCTGAAATCTTTGACAAGATCACTGATTTCTCAGAAGGAGGAACGAGTCTGGTTACGTTCAAAATCCCTGTAATCCACTGTTCATCTTGCATTTGGCTGCTGGAAAGCCTTCATACTTTAAATAAAAATATCAAGTATTCACAAGTTAATTTCACAAGAAAGACCTTACAGATCTCTTTCAACCATAATGATTTAAAATTAAGCGAACTAGCTAATTTTTTAACGAATCTGGGATACAAACCAGTTATCAGTCTTGAAACTGCTGACAAAAACGTTGACCACCTTGACAAATCTCTTCTGGTAAAGTTTGCGATTGCTGCTTTTGCTTTCGGTAACGGAATGTTTTTGGCTTTTCCTGAATATGTAGGAGGGGAAGATTATTGGATGGATCATTACAAAGGTCTTTTTAGAACGCTGATGTGTCTCTTAGCAATCCCTGTTGTATTCTATTCAGCTTCTGATTATTACAAATCCGCATGGTACGGTTTAAAAAATAAAATCGTCAATATTGATGTTCCTATCGTTTTGGGAATTATTGTTCTTTTCGGAAGAAGTGTTTATGAGATCGTAACCGATTACGGTCCCGGATATTTTGACACCTTGTGCGGACTTTTATTCTTCATGCTTTTAGGGAAAATCTTCCAGAAAAGAACTTACAATGCTCTTTCCTACGACAGAGATTACAAATCGTTTTATCCGATCGCTGTAACCAAGGTTAATTTTGAAGGAAAACAAGACAATATTTTACTTTCAGAGATAAAAATCGGTGACAGAATTTTGGTTAGAAACCAGGAAATCATACCGGTTGATGCTATTCTCATCAATGGCGAAGGAAATATCGACAACAGCTTTATCACAGGAGAAAGTGCTACGATCAGCAAGCAACCCGGAGATAAAATTTTTGCCGGAGGAAAACAAATCGGTTCTTCTCTGGAATTAGAAGTCATAAAAGATGTAGACCAAAGTTACCTGACTCAGCTCTGGAATAAGGAAGCTTTCAAAAAACACGAAACAGGGCTTGACACACTGACGAACAATATCAGTAAATATTTCACATTCATCATTTTAGGCATTGCACTTATTTCAGGAATTTACTGGGCGACTGTGGATTTAGAAAAGATGTTCCAGGTCATTTCCGCCATTCTGATTATCGCCTGTCCATGTGCGCTTGCGTTATCTGCCCCTTTTACTTTTGGTCACATTATGAGGATTTTAGGCCGAAATAAATTTTATGTAAAAGACACTTTAACGATAGAAAAGATTGCCAAGCTGAACACTATCGTTTTTGATAAAACAGGAACCATTACGCACAGAAAAAAATCAAATATCAAATACGAAGGTTCTGAGATTAAAGATTTTGATTTACAAAACATTAAAACCTTATTAAAAAACTCCAACCACCCGCTCTCAAAGTCTCTCTATGAGTTCATTGAAATTAATGACGGCTATTTCCCTGTTGAAAATTTTATGGAAATTTCCGGGAAAGGATATGAGGCAAGCGTAAGAGAAAACCTTTACAAAATAGGTTCAGCCAGATATAACAATCAGGAATCTAAAAACCTAGAAACCGCTGTTTATATCAGCAAAAATAATGAATTCTTAGGTAAATTTATCTTTAAAAACGAATACCGACCAGGACTCAGCAATCTGTTTAAAAAACTTACCGATTATAAAATTTTCATTTTGAGTGGTGATAATTCTTCTGAAGAGAACCAGCTTAAAGAACTGATTCCCAATTACCAAGGAATGGCATTCAACCAAAACCCTGAAGACAAACTGAATTACATCAAAACCTTACAGGATAAAAACTTAAAGGTAGCGATGTTGGGAGATGGACTGAATGATGCCGGAGCTTTAAAACAAAGCAATGTAGGAATTGCCATTTCAGATGACACCAACAGCTTTACTCCATCTTCCGACGTAATCATGAATGGTGAAAAAGTGGTAACCTTGGACAAATACCTGAGCGTATGCAAAGGCTCGATCACCATTGTGAAAATGACATTTATAATCAGTTTTCTTTACAATGTCATTGGTTTAAGTTACGCAGTTACAGGACATATGCACCCGCTTTTCGCCGCATTGATTATGCCTGCAAGTTCTATCACCGTGGTCTCGTTCACCACACTTTCAACTTGGATTCTTGGAAGAAAATACTTCAAAAAACAGCCGTAA
- a CDS encoding cbb3-type cytochrome c oxidase subunit 3: MIPQNFKDILSNTENAGLYQTLALIFFILFFVALIIYVFSRPKKYYKEEEEAPLQDDEDDFNLKN; encoded by the coding sequence ATGATTCCTCAGAACTTTAAAGATATATTATCCAATACAGAAAATGCTGGCTTATACCAGACACTGGCTCTGATTTTCTTTATACTGTTCTTCGTAGCTTTGATAATATATGTTTTTAGCAGACCTAAAAAATATTACAAAGAAGAAGAAGAAGCTCCCCTGCAGGATGATGAAGATGATTTTAATTTAAAAAATTAA
- the ccoS gene encoding cbb3-type cytochrome oxidase assembly protein CcoS, with the protein MDILYLMILCSVSLAAIFLVVFIVYAKKGQFEDDESPAVRILFDDEVKEEEIGNEETDKKEIGK; encoded by the coding sequence ATGGATATTCTATATTTAATGATCCTATGCAGTGTTTCTTTAGCTGCGATTTTCTTGGTCGTATTTATAGTGTATGCCAAAAAAGGACAGTTTGAAGATGACGAATCTCCTGCTGTCAGAATTCTTTTTGATGATGAAGTCAAAGAGGAGGAAATTGGCAACGAAGAAACAGACAAAAAAGAAATAGGAAAATAA
- a CDS encoding cbb3-type cytochrome c oxidase N-terminal domain-containing protein, whose amino-acid sequence MKQRTPVVVNILIIIGLLIVFYYLFVQSYSFLTSPYFWGTVVISAILAYIHSAIGDLIENNKFKKLSAEEKAAYLAEKKIPFLRRMYDAAFKKQSDTEEKDILIDHGFDGIMELDNQLPKWWVGLFYFGTAFCIVYVAAFSFTDFAHPLSEYEKEYKEQMAAIEIYNASQPPVTIETAKYSADNIAEGKELFKTNCASCHKEDGSGGIGPNLTDKFWINQPEKTLFKNVFHMDWNGSPNNPTMRAFGKNGEVSGAEIEKIAAYVYHINQEMPPVTPAQGGAAPQGTEAHWEKE is encoded by the coding sequence ATGAAACAAAGAACACCGGTTGTTGTAAACATTTTAATAATAATTGGACTTCTAATAGTTTTTTATTATTTGTTTGTACAGAGCTACTCGTTTTTAACTTCTCCTTATTTCTGGGGAACTGTAGTCATAAGTGCAATCTTGGCTTACATTCACAGTGCAATTGGAGATTTAATTGAAAATAATAAATTCAAAAAACTATCTGCAGAAGAAAAAGCAGCATACTTAGCAGAAAAGAAAATTCCTTTCTTGAGAAGAATGTATGATGCAGCTTTCAAAAAGCAATCTGATACAGAAGAAAAAGATATCCTTATCGACCACGGTTTCGATGGAATTATGGAGTTGGATAACCAATTACCAAAATGGTGGGTAGGTTTATTCTATTTTGGGACCGCTTTTTGTATTGTATATGTTGCAGCATTCTCTTTCACAGATTTCGCTCACCCGTTAAGCGAATATGAAAAAGAATATAAAGAGCAAATGGCAGCTATTGAAATTTATAATGCAAGCCAGCCTCCTGTAACAATTGAAACAGCTAAATATTCAGCGGATAATATTGCAGAAGGTAAAGAATTATTCAAAACCAACTGTGCATCTTGTCACAAAGAAGACGGTAGCGGTGGTATCGGTCCGAACCTTACAGATAAATTCTGGATCAACCAGCCAGAGAAAACATTATTCAAAAACGTTTTCCATATGGACTGGAACGGTTCTCCTAATAACCCAACGATGAGAGCTTTCGGGAAAAACGGAGAAGTTTCTGGTGCTGAGATTGAGAAAATTGCAGCGTATGTATATCACATTAATCAGGAAATGCCTCCAGTGACTCCTGCTCAGGGCGGAGCTGCTCCTCAAGGAACAGAAGCACACTGGGAAAAAGAATAA